A single genomic interval of Apis cerana isolate GH-2021 linkage group LG2, AcerK_1.0, whole genome shotgun sequence harbors:
- the LOC108002924 gene encoding E3 ubiquitin-protein ligase SH3RF3 isoform X4: MDECMLNDLLECSVCLERLDTSSKVLPCQHTFCKKCLEEIVNTHHELRCPECRILVDVKVDDLPPNVLLMRILEGMRNAAPKSTKSIIKNNSGPQRLFGGHQITSTPIVTNNPTPTTFTNEPIRHGNATAKQVHLHNQTYGRAIYDYVSKVPGDLSFKKGDIVILRKKIDNNWCFGESANNHGVFPLSYVQIMTPLTPDVPQCKALYDFRMTNDDEDGCLTFNKGEIISVIRRVDENWAEGKLLDRIGIFPLAFVELNSVARALMKLSTNTQPGPSRVAPPTPTNEETTPLIPTDHSRNLQTNQSRPQLMQNTILPVSDSISNVSSGGSSSTTTPNTPNSSTTSSSSSTAPSSPSSPTTSPPAVGNRQNVKRHSFTAVNTGHQAHPHHRHSAEILSPPVDNAIGNSNDSFSSLQTTTNTADHNLRHRRSGSSDLALAQSSQTLSATVANAHLPAAYIALYPYKPQKADELELRKGGIYMVTERCQDGWFKGTSNRTQKCGVFPGNYVAPAKCQRSLCRGSPNTGQHQIFPSSTSQNNTESRITATYSKNKGSTSQSYNPRTLLPPELPPRAISPSFMVSSSWHGQSQMQNQENSPPRYKEQNSANPLGRSHSAVMSPNISSPGKQVTLPQSLMTTTTVTGINNSGTIVTGAGSSIINEMNKNPNSILHAVASPSSTAVVSVPKNSEKQKEKKDKCVSLMRRLTNIKKSKSPPPTTYSMDNPVFEDGNSINPVHVRLCAGTCHIFTKT; the protein is encoded by the exons aTGGATGAATGTATGCTGAATGATTTGTTAGAATGCTCGGTGTGTCTCGAACGATTAGATACATCGAGCAAAGTACTTCCTTGTCAGCATACTTTTTGCAAGAAATGTTTAGAAGAGATAGTTAACACTCATCATGAATTGCGCTGCCCTGAATGTCGCATTTTAGTTGATGTTAAAGTGGATGATTTACCTCCTAATGTATTACTAATGCGTATTTTAGAAGGAATGCGTAATGCAGCTCCTAAATCtacaaaatctataattaaaaataattcaggaCCTCAAAGACTCTTTGGTGGCCATCAAATTACTTCAACTCCCATTGTAACTAATAATCCTACTCCTACTACATTCACAAATGAACCAATTCGGCATGGTAATGCAACAGCGAAACAAGTTCACTTACACAATCAAACATATGGCAGAGCAATCTATGATTATGTATCAAAAGTTCCAGG agATTTGTCTTTTAAAAAAGGTGATATTGTCATTTTACGTaagaaaatcgataataattggtGTTTTGGAGAAAGTGCTAATAATCATGGAGTTTTTCCTTTGTCTTATGTTCAA aTAATGACACCATTGACTCCAGATGTTCCTCAGTGCAAAGctttatatgattttagaaTGACCAATGATGATGAAGATGGCTGTCTTACATTCAATAag ggAGAAATTATTAGTGTTATTAGAAGAGTTGATGAAAATTGGGCAGAAGGAAAACTATTGGATAGAATTGGTATCTTTCCATTAGCTTTTGTGGAATTGAATAGTGTGGCAAGAGCTTTAATGAAACTTTCaacaaa caCACAACCAGGTCCATCAAGAGTAGCACCTCCTACTCCCACTAATGAAGAGACTACACCTTTAATACCAACTGATCATTCGCGTAATTTACAAACAAATCAATCACGACCACAACTTATGCAg aatacAATTTTACCAGTTTctgattcaatttcaaatgtaTCATCAGGAGGTAGTTCTTCAACTACAACTCCAAACACTCCTAATAGTTCAACTACATCTAGCAGTTCTAGTACTGCTCCAAGTAGTCCTAGTAGTCCAACAACATCTCCTCCTGCAGTTGGAAATAGACAGAATGTTAAGCGTCATAGTTTCACTGCTGTTAATACTGGTCATCAAGCTCATCCACATCATAGACATAGTGCAGAAATACTTAGTCCCCCAGTAGATAATGCTATTGGTAATAGTAATGATTCATTTTCTTCGTTAcag ACAACTACTAACACTGCAGATCACAATCTTCGTCATAGGCGAAGTGGTAGTAGTGATCTTGCTCTTGCACAATCATCACAAACTTTGTCTGCTACAGTCGCAAATGCTCATTTACCAGCTGCATATATAGCTTTGTATCCATATAAGCCTCAAAAAGCAGATGAACTTGAATTAAGAAAAGGAGGCATTTATATGGTAACAGAACGTTGTCAAGATGGATGGTTTAAAGGAACTTCTAATCGTACACAAAAATGTGGAGTTTTTCCAGGAAATTATGTTGCACCTGCTaa ATGTCAGCGAAGTTTGTGTCGAGGATCACCAAATACAGGGCAGCATCAAATCTTTCCATCTTCAACAAGTCAAAACAATACTGAATCACGAATAACTGCaacttattctaaaaataaaggatCTACTTCTCAATCTTATAATCCACGCACATTGTTACCACCAGAATTACCACCACGTGCTATTAGTCCATCTTTTATGGTATCATCATCTTGGCATGGTCAAAGTCAAATgcaaaatcaagaaaatagtCCTCCACGATACAAGGAACAAAATTCAGCAAATCCTCTTGGACGTAGTCACAGTGCTGTCATGTCaccaaatattt cttCTCCTGGAAAACAGGTAACTTTACCTCAATCATTAATGACTACAACCACAGTTACTGGTATCAACAATAGTGGTACTATTGTTACTGGTGCTGGTTCTTCCATTATaaacgaaatgaataaaaatccaaataGTATTTTACATGCTGTAGCTTCTCCTTCTTCCACTGCAGTAGTTTCTGTACCTAAAAATAGTGAAaag cagaaagaaaaaaaagataaatgtgTCTCCTTGATGCGACGATTAACGAATATCAAGAAATCAAAATCACCACCTCCTACTACTTATTCAATGGATAATCCTGTTTTTGAAGATGGCAATTCCATTAATCCAGTACATGTTCG GCTCTGTGCAGGGACATGTCACATCTTCACAAAGACTTAA
- the LOC108002924 gene encoding E3 ubiquitin-protein ligase SH3RF3 isoform X2 — protein sequence MDECMLNDLLECSVCLERLDTSSKVLPCQHTFCKKCLEEIVNTHHELRCPECRILVDVKVDDLPPNVLLMRILEGMRNAAPKSTKSIIKNNSGPQRLFGGHQITSTPIVTNNPTPTTFTNEPIRHGNATAKQVHLHNQTYGRAIYDYVSKVPGDLSFKKGDIVILRKKIDNNWCFGESANNHGVFPLSYVQIMTPLTPDVPQCKALYDFRMTNDDEDGCLTFNKGEIISVIRRVDENWAEGKLLDRIGIFPLAFVELNSVARALMKLSTNTQPGPSRVAPPTPTNEETTPLIPTDHSRNLQTNQSRPQLMQNTILPVSDSISNVSSGGSSSTTTPNTPNSSTTSSSSSTAPSSPSSPTTSPPAVGNRQNVKRHSFTAVNTGHQAHPHHRHSAEILSPPVDNAIGNSNDSFSSLQTTTNTADHNLRHRRSGSSDLALAQSSQTLSATVANAHLPAAYIALYPYKPQKADELELRKGGIYMVTERCQDGWFKGTSNRTQKCGVFPGNYVAPAKCQRSLCRGSPNTGQHQIFPSSTSQNNTESRITATYSKNKGSTSQSYNPRTLLPPELPPRAISPSFMVSSSWHGQSQMQNQENSPPRYKEQNSANPLGRSHSAVMSPNISSPGKQVTLPQSLMTTTTVTGINNSGTIVTGAGSSIINEMNKNPNSILHAVASPSSTAVVSVPKNSEKKEKKDKCVSLMRRLTNIKKSKSPPPTTYSMDNPVFEDGNSINPVHVRSGSCPSQLLQVGATQELNASNNYHRLCPGSVQGHVTSSQRLKYKERPSLPVSILQRSNESGGMVCTPIGNHHRKSNSLDAGMGKQVKQQPTRERERVYRFRCIVPYPPNSEFELELRVGDIIYVHKKRDDGWYKGTQPRTGRTGLFPASFVEAF from the exons aTGGATGAATGTATGCTGAATGATTTGTTAGAATGCTCGGTGTGTCTCGAACGATTAGATACATCGAGCAAAGTACTTCCTTGTCAGCATACTTTTTGCAAGAAATGTTTAGAAGAGATAGTTAACACTCATCATGAATTGCGCTGCCCTGAATGTCGCATTTTAGTTGATGTTAAAGTGGATGATTTACCTCCTAATGTATTACTAATGCGTATTTTAGAAGGAATGCGTAATGCAGCTCCTAAATCtacaaaatctataattaaaaataattcaggaCCTCAAAGACTCTTTGGTGGCCATCAAATTACTTCAACTCCCATTGTAACTAATAATCCTACTCCTACTACATTCACAAATGAACCAATTCGGCATGGTAATGCAACAGCGAAACAAGTTCACTTACACAATCAAACATATGGCAGAGCAATCTATGATTATGTATCAAAAGTTCCAGG agATTTGTCTTTTAAAAAAGGTGATATTGTCATTTTACGTaagaaaatcgataataattggtGTTTTGGAGAAAGTGCTAATAATCATGGAGTTTTTCCTTTGTCTTATGTTCAA aTAATGACACCATTGACTCCAGATGTTCCTCAGTGCAAAGctttatatgattttagaaTGACCAATGATGATGAAGATGGCTGTCTTACATTCAATAag ggAGAAATTATTAGTGTTATTAGAAGAGTTGATGAAAATTGGGCAGAAGGAAAACTATTGGATAGAATTGGTATCTTTCCATTAGCTTTTGTGGAATTGAATAGTGTGGCAAGAGCTTTAATGAAACTTTCaacaaa caCACAACCAGGTCCATCAAGAGTAGCACCTCCTACTCCCACTAATGAAGAGACTACACCTTTAATACCAACTGATCATTCGCGTAATTTACAAACAAATCAATCACGACCACAACTTATGCAg aatacAATTTTACCAGTTTctgattcaatttcaaatgtaTCATCAGGAGGTAGTTCTTCAACTACAACTCCAAACACTCCTAATAGTTCAACTACATCTAGCAGTTCTAGTACTGCTCCAAGTAGTCCTAGTAGTCCAACAACATCTCCTCCTGCAGTTGGAAATAGACAGAATGTTAAGCGTCATAGTTTCACTGCTGTTAATACTGGTCATCAAGCTCATCCACATCATAGACATAGTGCAGAAATACTTAGTCCCCCAGTAGATAATGCTATTGGTAATAGTAATGATTCATTTTCTTCGTTAcag ACAACTACTAACACTGCAGATCACAATCTTCGTCATAGGCGAAGTGGTAGTAGTGATCTTGCTCTTGCACAATCATCACAAACTTTGTCTGCTACAGTCGCAAATGCTCATTTACCAGCTGCATATATAGCTTTGTATCCATATAAGCCTCAAAAAGCAGATGAACTTGAATTAAGAAAAGGAGGCATTTATATGGTAACAGAACGTTGTCAAGATGGATGGTTTAAAGGAACTTCTAATCGTACACAAAAATGTGGAGTTTTTCCAGGAAATTATGTTGCACCTGCTaa ATGTCAGCGAAGTTTGTGTCGAGGATCACCAAATACAGGGCAGCATCAAATCTTTCCATCTTCAACAAGTCAAAACAATACTGAATCACGAATAACTGCaacttattctaaaaataaaggatCTACTTCTCAATCTTATAATCCACGCACATTGTTACCACCAGAATTACCACCACGTGCTATTAGTCCATCTTTTATGGTATCATCATCTTGGCATGGTCAAAGTCAAATgcaaaatcaagaaaatagtCCTCCACGATACAAGGAACAAAATTCAGCAAATCCTCTTGGACGTAGTCACAGTGCTGTCATGTCaccaaatattt cttCTCCTGGAAAACAGGTAACTTTACCTCAATCATTAATGACTACAACCACAGTTACTGGTATCAACAATAGTGGTACTATTGTTACTGGTGCTGGTTCTTCCATTATaaacgaaatgaataaaaatccaaataGTATTTTACATGCTGTAGCTTCTCCTTCTTCCACTGCAGTAGTTTCTGTACCTAAAAATAGTGAAaag aaagaaaaaaaagataaatgtgTCTCCTTGATGCGACGATTAACGAATATCAAGAAATCAAAATCACCACCTCCTACTACTTATTCAATGGATAATCCTGTTTTTGAAGATGGCAATTCCATTAATCCAGTACATGTTCG atcggGATCTTGCCCAAGTCAGTTGCTACAGGTGGGAGCTACACAGGAATTAAATGCTTCAAACAACTACCATCGTTTGTGTCCAGGCTCTGTGCAGGGACATGTCACATCTTCACAAAGACTTAAATACAAGGAGAGACCATCTTTACCGGTCTCAATTCTTCAGAG atCTAATGAGTCGGGTGGAATGGTATGTACACCAATAGGAAATCATCACCGTAAGAGTAATTCATTAGATGCTGGTATGGGCAAACAAGTCAAACAACAACCTACTCGCGAacg agaACGAGTATACAGATTTCGTTGCATTGTGCCATATCCACCTAATAGCGAATTTGAATTAGAACTTCGAGTAggagatattatttatgtgcATAAAAAACGTGATGATGGTTGGTATAAAGGCACTCAACCAAGAACTGGTCGTACTGGTCTTTTTCCGGCTAGTTTTGTTGAAGCTTTCTGA
- the LOC108002924 gene encoding E3 ubiquitin-protein ligase SH3RF3 isoform X3 has product MDECMLNDLLECSVCLERLDTSSKVLPCQHTFCKKCLEEIVNTHHELRCPECRILVDVKVDDLPPNVLLMRILEGMRNAAPKSTKSIIKNNSGPQRLFGGHQITSTPIVTNNPTPTTFTNEPIRHGNATAKQVHLHNQTYGRAIYDYVSKVPGDLSFKKGDIVILRKKIDNNWCFGESANNHGVFPLSYVQIMTPLTPDVPQCKALYDFRMTNDDEDGCLTFNKGEIISVIRRVDENWAEGKLLDRIGIFPLAFVELNSVARALMKLSTNTQPGPSRVAPPTPTNEETTPLIPTDHSRNLQTNQSRPQLMQNTILPVSDSISNVSSGGSSSTTTPNTPNSSTTSSSSSTAPSSPSSPTTSPPAVGNRQNVKRHSFTAVNTGHQAHPHHRHSAEILSPPVDNAIGNSNDSFSSLQTTTNTADHNLRHRRSGSSDLALAQSSQTLSATVANAHLPAAYIALYPYKPQKADELELRKGGIYMVTERCQDGWFKGTSNRTQKCGVFPGNYVAPAKCQRSLCRGSPNTGQHQIFPSSTSQNNTESRITATYSKNKGSTSQSYNPRTLLPPELPPRAISPSFMVSSSWHGQSQMQNQENSPPRYKEQNSANPLGRSHSAVMSPNISSPGKQVTLPQSLMTTTTVTGINNSGTIVTGAGSSIINEMNKNPNSILHAVASPSSTAVVSVPKNSEKQKEKKDKCVSLMRRLTNIKKSKSPPPTTYSMDNPVFEDGNSINPVHVRSNESGGMVCTPIGNHHRKSNSLDAGMGKQVKQQPTRERERVYRFRCIVPYPPNSEFELELRVGDIIYVHKKRDDGWYKGTQPRTGRTGLFPASFVEAF; this is encoded by the exons aTGGATGAATGTATGCTGAATGATTTGTTAGAATGCTCGGTGTGTCTCGAACGATTAGATACATCGAGCAAAGTACTTCCTTGTCAGCATACTTTTTGCAAGAAATGTTTAGAAGAGATAGTTAACACTCATCATGAATTGCGCTGCCCTGAATGTCGCATTTTAGTTGATGTTAAAGTGGATGATTTACCTCCTAATGTATTACTAATGCGTATTTTAGAAGGAATGCGTAATGCAGCTCCTAAATCtacaaaatctataattaaaaataattcaggaCCTCAAAGACTCTTTGGTGGCCATCAAATTACTTCAACTCCCATTGTAACTAATAATCCTACTCCTACTACATTCACAAATGAACCAATTCGGCATGGTAATGCAACAGCGAAACAAGTTCACTTACACAATCAAACATATGGCAGAGCAATCTATGATTATGTATCAAAAGTTCCAGG agATTTGTCTTTTAAAAAAGGTGATATTGTCATTTTACGTaagaaaatcgataataattggtGTTTTGGAGAAAGTGCTAATAATCATGGAGTTTTTCCTTTGTCTTATGTTCAA aTAATGACACCATTGACTCCAGATGTTCCTCAGTGCAAAGctttatatgattttagaaTGACCAATGATGATGAAGATGGCTGTCTTACATTCAATAag ggAGAAATTATTAGTGTTATTAGAAGAGTTGATGAAAATTGGGCAGAAGGAAAACTATTGGATAGAATTGGTATCTTTCCATTAGCTTTTGTGGAATTGAATAGTGTGGCAAGAGCTTTAATGAAACTTTCaacaaa caCACAACCAGGTCCATCAAGAGTAGCACCTCCTACTCCCACTAATGAAGAGACTACACCTTTAATACCAACTGATCATTCGCGTAATTTACAAACAAATCAATCACGACCACAACTTATGCAg aatacAATTTTACCAGTTTctgattcaatttcaaatgtaTCATCAGGAGGTAGTTCTTCAACTACAACTCCAAACACTCCTAATAGTTCAACTACATCTAGCAGTTCTAGTACTGCTCCAAGTAGTCCTAGTAGTCCAACAACATCTCCTCCTGCAGTTGGAAATAGACAGAATGTTAAGCGTCATAGTTTCACTGCTGTTAATACTGGTCATCAAGCTCATCCACATCATAGACATAGTGCAGAAATACTTAGTCCCCCAGTAGATAATGCTATTGGTAATAGTAATGATTCATTTTCTTCGTTAcag ACAACTACTAACACTGCAGATCACAATCTTCGTCATAGGCGAAGTGGTAGTAGTGATCTTGCTCTTGCACAATCATCACAAACTTTGTCTGCTACAGTCGCAAATGCTCATTTACCAGCTGCATATATAGCTTTGTATCCATATAAGCCTCAAAAAGCAGATGAACTTGAATTAAGAAAAGGAGGCATTTATATGGTAACAGAACGTTGTCAAGATGGATGGTTTAAAGGAACTTCTAATCGTACACAAAAATGTGGAGTTTTTCCAGGAAATTATGTTGCACCTGCTaa ATGTCAGCGAAGTTTGTGTCGAGGATCACCAAATACAGGGCAGCATCAAATCTTTCCATCTTCAACAAGTCAAAACAATACTGAATCACGAATAACTGCaacttattctaaaaataaaggatCTACTTCTCAATCTTATAATCCACGCACATTGTTACCACCAGAATTACCACCACGTGCTATTAGTCCATCTTTTATGGTATCATCATCTTGGCATGGTCAAAGTCAAATgcaaaatcaagaaaatagtCCTCCACGATACAAGGAACAAAATTCAGCAAATCCTCTTGGACGTAGTCACAGTGCTGTCATGTCaccaaatattt cttCTCCTGGAAAACAGGTAACTTTACCTCAATCATTAATGACTACAACCACAGTTACTGGTATCAACAATAGTGGTACTATTGTTACTGGTGCTGGTTCTTCCATTATaaacgaaatgaataaaaatccaaataGTATTTTACATGCTGTAGCTTCTCCTTCTTCCACTGCAGTAGTTTCTGTACCTAAAAATAGTGAAaag cagaaagaaaaaaaagataaatgtgTCTCCTTGATGCGACGATTAACGAATATCAAGAAATCAAAATCACCACCTCCTACTACTTATTCAATGGATAATCCTGTTTTTGAAGATGGCAATTCCATTAATCCAGTACATGTTCG atCTAATGAGTCGGGTGGAATGGTATGTACACCAATAGGAAATCATCACCGTAAGAGTAATTCATTAGATGCTGGTATGGGCAAACAAGTCAAACAACAACCTACTCGCGAacg agaACGAGTATACAGATTTCGTTGCATTGTGCCATATCCACCTAATAGCGAATTTGAATTAGAACTTCGAGTAggagatattatttatgtgcATAAAAAACGTGATGATGGTTGGTATAAAGGCACTCAACCAAGAACTGGTCGTACTGGTCTTTTTCCGGCTAGTTTTGTTGAAGCTTTCTGA
- the LOC108002924 gene encoding E3 ubiquitin-protein ligase SH3RF3 isoform X1 produces MDECMLNDLLECSVCLERLDTSSKVLPCQHTFCKKCLEEIVNTHHELRCPECRILVDVKVDDLPPNVLLMRILEGMRNAAPKSTKSIIKNNSGPQRLFGGHQITSTPIVTNNPTPTTFTNEPIRHGNATAKQVHLHNQTYGRAIYDYVSKVPGDLSFKKGDIVILRKKIDNNWCFGESANNHGVFPLSYVQIMTPLTPDVPQCKALYDFRMTNDDEDGCLTFNKGEIISVIRRVDENWAEGKLLDRIGIFPLAFVELNSVARALMKLSTNTQPGPSRVAPPTPTNEETTPLIPTDHSRNLQTNQSRPQLMQNTILPVSDSISNVSSGGSSSTTTPNTPNSSTTSSSSSTAPSSPSSPTTSPPAVGNRQNVKRHSFTAVNTGHQAHPHHRHSAEILSPPVDNAIGNSNDSFSSLQTTTNTADHNLRHRRSGSSDLALAQSSQTLSATVANAHLPAAYIALYPYKPQKADELELRKGGIYMVTERCQDGWFKGTSNRTQKCGVFPGNYVAPAKCQRSLCRGSPNTGQHQIFPSSTSQNNTESRITATYSKNKGSTSQSYNPRTLLPPELPPRAISPSFMVSSSWHGQSQMQNQENSPPRYKEQNSANPLGRSHSAVMSPNISSPGKQVTLPQSLMTTTTVTGINNSGTIVTGAGSSIINEMNKNPNSILHAVASPSSTAVVSVPKNSEKQKEKKDKCVSLMRRLTNIKKSKSPPPTTYSMDNPVFEDGNSINPVHVRSGSCPSQLLQVGATQELNASNNYHRLCPGSVQGHVTSSQRLKYKERPSLPVSILQRSNESGGMVCTPIGNHHRKSNSLDAGMGKQVKQQPTRERERVYRFRCIVPYPPNSEFELELRVGDIIYVHKKRDDGWYKGTQPRTGRTGLFPASFVEAF; encoded by the exons aTGGATGAATGTATGCTGAATGATTTGTTAGAATGCTCGGTGTGTCTCGAACGATTAGATACATCGAGCAAAGTACTTCCTTGTCAGCATACTTTTTGCAAGAAATGTTTAGAAGAGATAGTTAACACTCATCATGAATTGCGCTGCCCTGAATGTCGCATTTTAGTTGATGTTAAAGTGGATGATTTACCTCCTAATGTATTACTAATGCGTATTTTAGAAGGAATGCGTAATGCAGCTCCTAAATCtacaaaatctataattaaaaataattcaggaCCTCAAAGACTCTTTGGTGGCCATCAAATTACTTCAACTCCCATTGTAACTAATAATCCTACTCCTACTACATTCACAAATGAACCAATTCGGCATGGTAATGCAACAGCGAAACAAGTTCACTTACACAATCAAACATATGGCAGAGCAATCTATGATTATGTATCAAAAGTTCCAGG agATTTGTCTTTTAAAAAAGGTGATATTGTCATTTTACGTaagaaaatcgataataattggtGTTTTGGAGAAAGTGCTAATAATCATGGAGTTTTTCCTTTGTCTTATGTTCAA aTAATGACACCATTGACTCCAGATGTTCCTCAGTGCAAAGctttatatgattttagaaTGACCAATGATGATGAAGATGGCTGTCTTACATTCAATAag ggAGAAATTATTAGTGTTATTAGAAGAGTTGATGAAAATTGGGCAGAAGGAAAACTATTGGATAGAATTGGTATCTTTCCATTAGCTTTTGTGGAATTGAATAGTGTGGCAAGAGCTTTAATGAAACTTTCaacaaa caCACAACCAGGTCCATCAAGAGTAGCACCTCCTACTCCCACTAATGAAGAGACTACACCTTTAATACCAACTGATCATTCGCGTAATTTACAAACAAATCAATCACGACCACAACTTATGCAg aatacAATTTTACCAGTTTctgattcaatttcaaatgtaTCATCAGGAGGTAGTTCTTCAACTACAACTCCAAACACTCCTAATAGTTCAACTACATCTAGCAGTTCTAGTACTGCTCCAAGTAGTCCTAGTAGTCCAACAACATCTCCTCCTGCAGTTGGAAATAGACAGAATGTTAAGCGTCATAGTTTCACTGCTGTTAATACTGGTCATCAAGCTCATCCACATCATAGACATAGTGCAGAAATACTTAGTCCCCCAGTAGATAATGCTATTGGTAATAGTAATGATTCATTTTCTTCGTTAcag ACAACTACTAACACTGCAGATCACAATCTTCGTCATAGGCGAAGTGGTAGTAGTGATCTTGCTCTTGCACAATCATCACAAACTTTGTCTGCTACAGTCGCAAATGCTCATTTACCAGCTGCATATATAGCTTTGTATCCATATAAGCCTCAAAAAGCAGATGAACTTGAATTAAGAAAAGGAGGCATTTATATGGTAACAGAACGTTGTCAAGATGGATGGTTTAAAGGAACTTCTAATCGTACACAAAAATGTGGAGTTTTTCCAGGAAATTATGTTGCACCTGCTaa ATGTCAGCGAAGTTTGTGTCGAGGATCACCAAATACAGGGCAGCATCAAATCTTTCCATCTTCAACAAGTCAAAACAATACTGAATCACGAATAACTGCaacttattctaaaaataaaggatCTACTTCTCAATCTTATAATCCACGCACATTGTTACCACCAGAATTACCACCACGTGCTATTAGTCCATCTTTTATGGTATCATCATCTTGGCATGGTCAAAGTCAAATgcaaaatcaagaaaatagtCCTCCACGATACAAGGAACAAAATTCAGCAAATCCTCTTGGACGTAGTCACAGTGCTGTCATGTCaccaaatattt cttCTCCTGGAAAACAGGTAACTTTACCTCAATCATTAATGACTACAACCACAGTTACTGGTATCAACAATAGTGGTACTATTGTTACTGGTGCTGGTTCTTCCATTATaaacgaaatgaataaaaatccaaataGTATTTTACATGCTGTAGCTTCTCCTTCTTCCACTGCAGTAGTTTCTGTACCTAAAAATAGTGAAaag cagaaagaaaaaaaagataaatgtgTCTCCTTGATGCGACGATTAACGAATATCAAGAAATCAAAATCACCACCTCCTACTACTTATTCAATGGATAATCCTGTTTTTGAAGATGGCAATTCCATTAATCCAGTACATGTTCG atcggGATCTTGCCCAAGTCAGTTGCTACAGGTGGGAGCTACACAGGAATTAAATGCTTCAAACAACTACCATCGTTTGTGTCCAGGCTCTGTGCAGGGACATGTCACATCTTCACAAAGACTTAAATACAAGGAGAGACCATCTTTACCGGTCTCAATTCTTCAGAG atCTAATGAGTCGGGTGGAATGGTATGTACACCAATAGGAAATCATCACCGTAAGAGTAATTCATTAGATGCTGGTATGGGCAAACAAGTCAAACAACAACCTACTCGCGAacg agaACGAGTATACAGATTTCGTTGCATTGTGCCATATCCACCTAATAGCGAATTTGAATTAGAACTTCGAGTAggagatattatttatgtgcATAAAAAACGTGATGATGGTTGGTATAAAGGCACTCAACCAAGAACTGGTCGTACTGGTCTTTTTCCGGCTAGTTTTGTTGAAGCTTTCTGA
- the LOC108002889 gene encoding phosphatidylinositol transfer protein alpha isoform, with translation MLIKEFRVTLPLNVKEYQVAQLYSVAEASKNNTGGGEGIQVLKNEPFTDYPLLGGKYSSGQYTYKIYHLASKVPAFIRIMLPKNSLEIHEEAWNAYPYCKTVITNPGYMKENFVIMIESFHIDDVGNQHNVHELPPDKLKIREVIHIDIANDPIANADYKEDEDPTKFKSVKTGRGPLIGKDWKNNVQPVMTCYKLVTCEFKWFGLQNRVESFIQKAERRLFTNFHRQVFCWIDRWYGLTMEDIRAIEESTKEELDRQRDQGEVRGMRADD, from the exons ATGCTTATCAAAGAATT CCGTGTCACTTTGCCTCTTAATGTGAAAGAG TATCAAGTGGCTCAGCTATATTCTGTAGCAGAAGCTAGCAAAAATAATactggaggaggagagggaataCAAGTGTTAAAAAATGAGCCATTCACAGATTATCCTTTGCTTGGTGGAAAATATTCTTCAGGTCAATATACCTATAAGATTTATCATTTAGCTAGTAAAGTGCCTgcttttattcgtattatgCTGCCAAAGAATTCCTTGGAAATTCATGAAGAAGCTTGGAATGCTTATCCTTATTGTAAAACAGTTATTACT AATCCTggatatatgaaagaaaattttgtaattatgatTGAATCATTTCACATTGATGATGTTGGAAATCAACATAAT gtTCATGAATTACCtcctgataaattaaaaataagagaagtAATACATATAGATATTGCAAATGATCCAATTGCAAATGCTGATTATAAAGAGGATGAAGATCcaactaaatttaaatctgtGAAAACAGGTCGAGGTCCTCTTATTGGtaaagattggaaaaataatgtcCAACCTGTAATGACATGCTATAAACTAGTTACTTGTGAATTTAAATGGTTTGGTCTACAAAATCGCGTTGAAAGTTTTATACAAAAAGCAGAAAGGCGTCTTTTTACTAACTTTCATAGGCAAGTGTTTTGTTGGATTGATCGTTGGTATGGTTTAACTATGGAAGATATTAGAGCAATTGAAGAGAGTACGAAAGAAGAATTAGATAGg caAAGAGATCAAGGAGAAGTAAGAGGTATGCGAGCTGATGATTGA